The genomic region GGTTTGTGTTGTACCCGTACGAGTGTATTAACTTAAAGAGCTTGTTAAAGGGATTAGGGTGATAAAGTACTACATACCATTAGTGTCTGTTATATTTCAAGCCAAAACAAAGGCGTGGAAATCTAGTCTATATCAACAGCTTTGATTCCGTTTATTGATGATATAATTTGCAGTATCCTTCCAGAAGTTCCTATGACATCCCTGGGCAGATATTATACTCAAAAACAAACCAATTCATTTCGTTTTTATCATCGTTATAAAAGGCTTGttcgatttaatttttttaaacacaGGCAAACATGCATTAATCCAGTGGAATTAAGTGTGCTGTGAGATTGTTTAGGAAGGACATACAACTAGACCTGACAATTCTAAGCCAAACCTGAAAACTGATCCGATGAACCGAAAGTGACCAAAACCTAAAATGGCCTGAACACCTAATGATCCGACTTACACCCAAAATGACCTGAGCTTGAAACATTCTGAATCCAAAACTGAGCAGAACCAGAACAACTAAAATACTATATTAACCTTCTAACGAAAGCAATAGCAGTCTATAAAAGATAACGGGGTCAAACAGTCCCCAAACATACAAGCAAAGTGAATTATTCAGTAGGATAACTAGAAAAAATTCCAAAGAACTTGCAATTCGGTGTACAATCCATTAATCAACATGCAATAAAATAACATATTGTCTCACATAGCATATAAATCCATGGGACAGCTCCCATGTATGACAGCAGAACCAAAGatgttaagaaaaaaaaaaagtttccaTATTCATCATCATTTTGAACCCAGTTACTACAAAAGAAAAGGATAAAAGCAGGATTCTAACTGATACTGGATAAAACTCAACAACTTCATGAAATACAGTCCTCTGAACCTAGCAGCATCAACATCCTGACCGGTAAACTAATCCTTCTTCTTTTGCTTTAACGGTCCCATAGGAATCTTACTTAGAACTTTTGCATCAAACACTGCATACTGCTTCTTAATCTCATGCATTGCTTTCTCGGCAAAGGGATCCACCTTGTCCTCATACTTCTCGTACAGCACAGGTACAGTGTGAAGTACTACGAAGACTGTTTCGCAAAAGAATTTACATTAAACCAGGAAATTAGAACATTTAAAAGGGGAAAAAACAAAGCGCTTGAAGGCAACTTCAATACCTATATAGAACAGCGTCAAGAAGTTGCACCAACTTCCCACAATAGACAAGACCCATAATCCAGCAATAACCTGAACAATCACAACGCCGTTCCAGTATTTTCATATAAATGAAATGGACTGTCATGAATGAATAACGGAAAATGATGGCCAAGCAAAAAAACCTAGTATTAAGTATAAGagaaacaagaaaataacatacAGAGAGGAACATCTTAAGATCTCTTCCTAATGCAATATCCCGCAGGACAGCGAAAGCCCGGTTAATCTCAAACCTAAGTGCCATGGCAAACTCTAAAACTGGTTCCTTAGGGATTTGAACTTCCGGGATATGCGGTGTAGACctattcaaagaaaaaaaaaaaaacatttacatTACTACTATGAGCAGAAACAAACAAACCTGAGTCCGAATAAAAACCCAATATGGAAAATAAATGCAACAGCTTACTTGTTGATGAACTGAGTAGCATTTGACCACAAGAAGAGCAATGCAAGAGCAAGTATCAACAAGTGACACACTAGAGTGAGCAGGTGATATTCAAGCAATTCAAACAAAACCCATATCACAGTTGCAACACCAAGCGCTCCTGCTGAGATCTTTTTGTTCCTCCACAGTAAAATGTCGGCCGCTATCACACACATACAccaatttcatcacataatttTATCATCGCAGGGGGCTATTGATAATCAATAATACCAAGTattgaaatttataataaaataagataatccTAGGATTTGTGCGCActcacaaagaaaaaaaaaatgaactttACCAAAATTAATCCATAAATTCACTTAAAGATCTACAGATTCACTGATCAAAAAACATAATTAAGCTCAAATATcactaattaatcaaaattaaaagcTAGATGCAAATCACTAAGTCAGATCTAATTACTCTCTCATGacacaaaataaaaataacatctGATTCTAAATGAAAATCAGAAAATTTAAAAACCCAGACTTGTAAAAGACCTTAATTTAAGAATTGAAGAAAAAGGAGGGTCCTTATAACATACGTTTGCCTCCACCGAAAACATGGTGGACGGGCTTTTCTCTTCCAAAGAGACGAAACACCTTGTCCTTGATCGAAGATTCCGATTGCTTGTCGTCATCGGAATCCGACGACGATGACGATGAATCATGACCATGGATCTTCTCCGCTATCTTTTCCATCAAAGATTCCTCGTGCTTCTTCTCTTCGTGCTcagccatttttttttcttttttttttccacacaaattcttaaaagaaaaaaaataccaaCTACTCGCTTTGAAACGTTTttgaatattgaaagaaaaaaaaaacagagaaatGTAAGATTTGAGTGTTGTTTGACTTGTTTTCTTTGAAGCTCTTAGTATCGGGTTTTGTGGCTATAGAGGGCGTGAGTGTGTACACGTTAGATTTAATCTAGACCGTTTACTGAAGGTGTTTTAAATCTGAACCGTTTCATATGTTGGAGATTGACGACCGTTTGATTTTCTTGATGAAGAAGTTCGTGTTTGATATAAACCGACTAATAGTATTTGCACACGTGGAGTGAGCAGGTGATTTGTATTAAATAAACTATAATATTTGGCAATTTTAACCTatttacaaaatttaaattttttattttttattttttaaatatcaaaATCTAGATGTTTCTGATGGGAATTAAACATGTTTGTTAGACCATTAGTTTGGGGGCTACCCATCAATTGTAATAATTAATAGGTTAAAATGTAATATAGGTCCATGTATTCTTCACAAATTTAAAtgttagtccttatatttttatttccattaattttgtttttttattttttaaattttaaaattcaagtttaattattaacattgttaaatttgttagtatgatatttgaaataaaaaatttcactcgataataatataattaaaaataacgtCAGTAATGAACCTTAATTCAACAAAATAACTTTAACagtattaatagttaaatttagattttgaaatataaaaatagagagaatacatttctaaaataaaagtaaaaatttaaattctGAATTTACAAAACATAAGAAGATTCATGACATATTTTAATACAACATATCAtagcttttattttttattatatatatatttaaagagtGGTAActacaaaaacaaaacaaaaaagagagtaaaatataaattatttttaggaCTAATTGGGTGATGGTGTATGAAAAATGTTGAGGGGTCGAGTCTCTTATTTAGAGAAgttttgaaaatattatttttttagtaGTTGATTAAACCCTCAAATAGTGGAGGTATTGTGCTCGAAATGTATATACTCGGTTTTGTATCGGGTTTTTATCTCCTTACTTTATGTAGAGCTCAAAGGGAGAATGCTTAAATTCACCAAGATAATATTTTATCATTTGGGATTGACAGGTTTAGATAAGTAAAAACACTAAATcttttaaattgaataaatatttgaataaaataattatgatgttttaaactaaattttccA from Gossypium arboreum isolate Shixiya-1 chromosome 1, ASM2569848v2, whole genome shotgun sequence harbors:
- the LOC108466958 gene encoding reticulon-like protein B3: MAEHEEKKHEESLMEKIAEKIHGHDSSSSSSDSDDDKQSESSIKDKVFRLFGREKPVHHVFGGGKPADILLWRNKKISAGALGVATVIWVLFELLEYHLLTLVCHLLILALALLFLWSNATQFINKSTPHIPEVQIPKEPVLEFAMALRFEINRAFAVLRDIALGRDLKMFLSVIAGLWVLSIVGSWCNFLTLFYIVFVVLHTVPVLYEKYEDKVDPFAEKAMHEIKKQYAVFDAKVLSKIPMGPLKQKKKD